AATTGCTGAATGGCGGATTGTTTGGATTGGAATAGCAGTATAACAGACAGAAAAGCATAAAAGCGCAAAGCTGATGACGATATCGTTATCAGCTTTGCGCTTTTATGTAGCTATGTGTCATACTTAGTTTTAGTCTTTGGGCCTTTCGGGGTTTTTCAGTTTTCCGCCCCTATCCTGCAGCCGCTGATCAAAGTAAAAAGGCTGGGAATGTGTAATAACAATACGGGCCGCATCAGGATGGAGTGGATTGATCAGGTAGTTAAATTCTTCTGCAATTACCACGGAGGGTATTTTGAGCACAGCCTGTGCAGCGGAAGTAATCCATTCATCACCTACCTGCTGTAAAGCAGGAAAAGGAGCGAGCGACTGCCATCCGGAAGGGAGTTCTTTGCGCAGCATGGTTTTAATGTGGATATCATCCGGAATATGAATCGTAGCGATACAAAAATCCAGTACAATATTTTTCAGCGGAATATGCACGAGTACTTCCAGTGCTGATAAGGCGCGGCTACCGGCAGTGTATACAATAGCATGTCCGGGGCTGTTCCACCTGCCGCCATATAAGCGGGCACCGGTGCCATTCATATCGGTTATATAAGCACATTTGCTGATCCGGTATACTTCCATAAGATATTGTGTAGTGGGGGCAAAAAAGACCCTTATGCGGGT
The Chitinophaga sp. H8 DNA segment above includes these coding regions:
- a CDS encoding RES family NAD+ phosphorylase, which produces MEVYRISKCAYITDMNGTGARLYGGRWNSPGHAIVYTAGSRALSALEVLVHIPLKNIVLDFCIATIHIPDDIHIKTMLRKELPSGWQSLAPFPALQQVGDEWITSAAQAVLKIPSVVIAEEFNYLINPLHPDAARIVITHSQPFYFDQRLQDRGGKLKNPERPKD